Genomic window (Lewinellaceae bacterium):
TGCCTAGTTCAACGATCTGGTTGAGGATGTCATTGGCGGCGGAAACGTCGTCGGTTTGAGGCTGGCCGTCCAGCAAGTCGGCCTGGGGAGGCGGGAGGCTGGCCAGCGGCCGGCGGTAGCCGTTTTCGACAAATGCGTCGAAAGAAGGCAGGGAACGAAGGTAGGCCAGGGCATCGTGCTGGTGGATTTTGTCGAGCTTGTTGAAGCCCAACTCTGCGGCCTGCTCCAGGTGGAGGAAACCGCGGTCGGCATCTTCCAGCATGGAGTAAGTACAGGCCAGGTTGAAGTGCAGGGTGGGGTCATTGGGCGCCAGGTCGAGGGCCATCTCAAAATCTTCGGCTGCTTCTTCGAAGTAGTAGGCCCGGAAGTTTTTGATGCCGCTGCTCTTGTAGGCTGAGACGCTGGGGGCAGGAGTGCGGTAGCTCTCTCCTCGGTAGCGCTGCCAGTCGCGCCGGTGGCTGCGGCTTTTGGCATTGTACTTATTGTCGAAATCTTCCTTCGGCATGGCAAAAAGCAGGATAGCGTCTACGAATGAGAGAATGGCTGGCCCTACTATGATGGGAATGCCTTCTTCTGCCGCTATTATTATGCCAAACATGGCAGCGGCGAAATACAAAATACCCAGAAAACGCTGCCCCAGGTAAAAGCGGTGCACGCCGAATAGTCCGAAAAGAAGGGCCAAAACGCCCGCTACATGTTTGTTTTTCATCAGCCAGTTATTGGTCGCGGTTATAAAACGGACTTCCGAATGTAGGAAGTATGCTATAGGAATACGTTTTTTTTAGCCGAAGGGGTTCGTTTTTTGGATGAACAAGCGGTGTTTCAGTGTTTCGGTGTTTCAGTGTTTCAGTGTTTCATTGTTTCAGTGTTTCAGTGTTTCAGGATTTTTCGAAGCAATTGCTACCGCAACACCGAAACACCACAACACCGATACCCCGATACCCCCCTACCTCACCCCAGGCTGGCCTTCACCTCCTCCAGCCTCTCCGTAATATTCTTATGCATCTGCTCCAGGCGGGCGATCTGTTCTTCCTCTTTTTCCAGCAGCAGGTCGAATCGCTCAAAATTGCCTTCTATCCGCACTTTCAGGTTGCTGATGTAGCCCTTCAGGTTGGTGCTGACTTCCTCCTCCATCCGGCTGCGTCCTTTGCCGACTTCCGTTTTGAATCCCTCCAGGATTTTTTTGCGCTTCACGCGGGAGGAAATGCCGGCGAACAGCAGCCCGATGGCGGTCAGGACGCCGCCGGTGATGTCGAAGACCATGCCCTGGGCGACGGCGGCCAGGATCATGCCCACCACTGCCAGCCCGCTGCCTGTCGCTGCTGTAGTGGAGATGACGCTCTTGTCAGGGAAGAGGCCTTCGTCAGTGAAATTTTCGGTGCGGCTGACGAAGCGGGAAAACTGCTCCTGCAGGTCTTTGAGGATGTTGTTGCGTTTTTCGGCAATGTCACTGAACAGGTCGTGGTCGTCCCGCAGGATGGTCTTGCTGCTGCGTATTTTCAGGTCGATCATCTTGGCCATTTGTTGTATGCTGTCGGCCAGGTCGATGACGCCGCTGTTCAGTTTGGCCTTCAGCTCTTCGTTGAGGCCGGCCTCCATGTCTTTGGCCAGGTTTTCCAGCCAGTCTTTGGCGCCGGCTTTTTTGCTGAATATGGAGGAGAATGTCCGGCGGAGCAGCGAGAAGAAAGACAGCCCTGAGCTGAGTTCGTCTTCCTTTTGGCGCGTGATGCGATCAAAACCTGCCAGGAGGTTTTCCACCAGCACATCCACCTGCTTGAGGCTTTTGACTTCCTGCTTTTCCAGGGTTTCGTGAATGTCTTGCCGGAATTCCACATCGGCCACATACTGGGCTTTGCGCAGGGCCAGGCCCTGTTCTATGCGGCCGTGGATGTTCAGCGCAGTCTCGATGCTGTTTTCCAGTTTGAGGATGGGAGCCCTGCCGCCGGTGATGTTCTGGCTGATATACTCCCTCACCGGGCCGAACCCGCTTTCGCCCGGCTGGCCTTCCTGTTCCTGTTTGGCGGAAACAGCGAATATATTGGGCGCAGATATTCCTTTCTTTTCGGCGTATTCCCGCACGCCTTCCATGTTTACCTTCAGGTCCTCAGCCGGCATCAGGTCTTTCTGCTGAAGCACGAAAATGACCTTCTTGCGCCAGTCGGCATGGATGAAATCGAAAAATTGCCAGGCGGATTGCCGGTAGGGGTTTTTGGCCTCGAATACAAACACGATCAGGTCGGAAGCCGGGATGAAGCTTTCGGTGATTTGCTGGTGGTTCTCGATGATCGTATTGGTGCCCGGGGTGTCGACAATGGCTATTTCCTTCAGTATTTCTACCGGCAAAAGGATTTTTTTCAGAAAGGGGTTGATTTGTATCGCCTCCTCCTGTTCTCCGTAGAGGATTTGCTGTATGGTGTCGGTCATCGGCTGCGGCGCTACCTTAGCCACTTCCTTGCCGGTGGCGAGCAGGGCGTTGATGAAACTGCTCTTGCCGGCTTTCACCTCTCCCACTATGACGAACATGAAGGGCTCGTGCAAGCGGTTGCGCAGGTCGCTCAAAGTCTGCGCCAGCTCTTCGTTGCCGATCCGGATGGTCAGCTCGTGCAGGTCCTTGACGATCTCGTCGACCTGGGCGCGGGAGGCTTGTAAGTTTGGGTTGATCAGCTTGGCCACAAAAAGGATTTTATGTTAATGTTAATTCGGGAATGAAGAATGTTTGCTTTAATCTTATGAAATGGTTCGGTATGGTGTACGATGTACGTGATGTACGATGTACGTGATGTACGATGTACGTGATGTACGATGTACGTCGGCGGGCCCATTGCCACGCACGCCGTACACCTCCGGGTTCCTTCACTGCCACGTACACCGTACACCTCCGGGTTCCTTCACCGCCACGTACGCCGTACACCTCCGGGTTCCTTCACCGCCACGTACACCGTACACCTCCGGGTTCCTTCACCGCCACGTACACCGTACACCTCCGGGTTCCTTTGTTGCTTAGGCCTTACGCTCAAATCCTACGTTAATAGTCAATAAAAGATTCTTCCAAAATAAGCCCCGCCTGAGGGCCAGTGCAAAATAACAAATCTAAAATACTCAAATTAGGCAAAAAGCCGTGCTTTTCAAGAAAAACCTGAGGGTAGGGGGCGGGTTCGAAGTGAAGGTCGGGCTTCTGGCGGTGTTTTTTGGGATGAATGGCGTTTCGCAGGTCGAGAACGCCATCGGGCGGCGCCGGTTCATACCTATCGGTCAGCCGGAGTTGGCAATCCAGTTGCAGCAGTTCGGCCAGGGTTTGAAGCAGGCCATAGGAAAAGTCGAAAAGCAGGGCCGGTTTTTGTTCAAAATGAGGCTGCAGGCGGCCGGCATAAAATTCAAAAAAAGGAGCGTTGCCATAGGCCGACCGGATGCTCGCCCAATGGTGGGCCCGCCAGGGTTCTTTATAGGCAATTGCCACCTCATGGATGGCCTGCTGCTCGTTCTTGCCCTGCCGCAGGGGGACGGACAGGCGCAGCAGGCCGTTCGCGCCGGCAATGTGGCAGCGGTTGCGGTAGCTGCCTTTTTGGTAGTTCTCCTGTCGTTCGATATACACTACCCGGTAATGCGCCAGTTTGGAAAAGTACTGGATGCAGGGGAGGTAGTGGAGTTCGAGGAGGGCGGTTGTGTTCAATGTTCGGGAATTGCTGTTACAAATCCACAAAATGCACCATCAATCCCTGAAATTCATACTTCTCATTTTCAAGCCCATCTTCCTCGCCGAACTTCCGGAATGCCCGCTCCTCGTAGCGTTTCATTGCTGCTTCTTCCATACTCGCCGGCGCCCCGCCGGTAAGAGCGTCTGTAACATAGCTGTGGAGCAGCGCCTTATACTGCTTTTTAAACAAAGCCGGATGGGCAAAGATATCCATGCCGATGACCTCATCGCCGGTGACGGCTACTACGCCAACCACATCTTCTGACCGGTCGAACTTGTCTCCAAAAAAGCTCAGGTAGCGGGCGCGGGCCTGGGTAAAGGACTCCGACTGCTCCAGGGCGGCGTAGGCGCCGGTGGAAGTTTGGGCATTGTGCACGGCAGTGACTTTGCCGACCTCATCCCACACCGCCTGTTGGTTTTTGCTCTGGGTGGCGCTGCGGCGGATATCGTTGGTTGCTACATTGTAATAACCCGTAAAGGCGTAAATGCGTTTGTTTTTTTCAGATTGGCGCGGGTCTTCGGCGGCAGCTGGCGTTTCTTGCTCGCGGGCCTGCCAGCGGTGTGGCTCCACGCAGAATACGGCGAGATCGGTGATGGTGCGGGGCGGCACTACTAAATCCTGGGCGATCACCCGGTCCTGCTTGCCTCCCTGGATCACGTCTCCGGCCATGAGGAAAACCATATCCTCTGATTTGTTTTGAACGGTAAGGGTATTGACAGCCCCCTGGTCTTCAAAACGGCCGAAGGGTTTTTTTTCGGTGATGCGGAAACGCGGGTTCCCAATGGCTTCCCCCAGGTTTTTATATTCGGCGGCAGCGGCGTTTTTTTCGATGTACGCAGCATCCGCCGTGATGGGGTAGAGGCGCAGGTTCTCGTACTCCAGTTCGGGGCTGGCCTGGGTACGAAGCGCCAGCCCGGTGGGTTCGGCGCTTTCAGGGGTCTTGCGGGTTTCCTGCCTGCAGGCAGAAAAAGTTAGCAATAATGCAAAAGCTAAAACAGGTGAGATTTTCATGACTTAAATTTTTTGCTTTGTACAGCGCCGGCAGATAATCATTCACAAATATAATGGTAATTATCCTATGCGGCTGCATGCCTATTTGCAAAAACGGCTTGGAATGGGCCGGGCGTTGCGTATCTTCGCGGCGAAAGGACTATAGTATATGACGGTTCGATATCGTGTTTTCGTATTTATGGCCGGTTTTTTGCTGCTGGTTAACCTGGTGGCGACGAATGATTTCACGTCGCTATGGGCCGGCCCTGAGTCCTGGTTGGCCTGGAGGAGCCTGAACGGCGAGGTTGGTTTCACGCCTCATGAACAATTGTTGGCCGCCATCGTCGGCCAAGGGCCAATTCCCCACTTCGCGATGCGCTTGCCGGGCATTTTGATTTTCGTACTGGCCCTGGCTGCCTACTGGGGAATGGCCCGCAGGCTTTTTGGCGGGGAAGTAACCCTGAGCACCCTGCTGCTGCTGGGCGCTTCGCTGTGTGTGCCGAATTTGGCAAAAGTAGCTACGGGAGATATCTGGGCCATGGCCACCCAGTGGCTTGCCTTTATCGCTCTGATCCGGTTTCTGAAGCAGCCGGCGCTGCTGTGGCGAGGCGTTTTTTACGGTTTACTGGCGCTGGCAGTATGGATACAACCTGCCAATGCCCTGGCCTTTCTGATGGGCAGCAGCGCTTTGTTGTACTTCCTGCACCCGCAGGGCAAGCGGCTGTGGCTGCTCAACCCCTGGCTGGCGGGCCTGTCCGCCTTTGGGTTGTTGTACTTTTCAGGTTGGCTGACGTTCAGCCAGGATAGTTTCCTGCTGGGGTTTCGCTCCGGCCGTTTCTTGTTGTGGAACCTTGTCGGGATATTTCCTTTTATCGGCTTTGTGCTGGCCGGCTTCTGGGAAACGATCCAGCGCCTGGGGCGCCGCGAGGAGATGGCCATGTTGAATGCAGCAGGCCTGCTTTTCGCTCTTCTGGGGCATTCCCTGGCCCTTCAGGGCCTGTTGGCTTTACTGGCTGCCCGGCAGTTGAAAAGCTATTTCGACCCCAACTACCCCTACGGAGCAGCCGTAAAAACGGGCGCGCTGCTGCACCTGATCGCAGCTTTTTTTGTATTGACGCCCTTGATGATGGGTAGTTTTATTCAATTCAGGGCAGCGGGCTTTCGCGCCATGCTGGCTGCCGGAGGCATTTACTGGATGTTGAGCTTCATCGCCGTGATCGGCCTGTTCGGCCCCAACCGGCGCTACCTGCACGGAGGGATTATTCTGGGCGGGCTGTTATTAACTACTCTGTTCTGGCTGCAGGCCAACCCCTTGCTGCAACAGCAGTTGGCCTGGCCCCGGACACTGGTGCAGCAAAGCCGGCAGCAATCAACGGCCACCGAAACCAACACGGCTTATGTGGTTTACCCGAGAGAGGCGGCATTTCCAGCCTTGGCCTCCTACAGCAAAGCCGCTTATCCGGATACGCGCCTCCTCGACGGCTCCGCTGGCTTGCAGGAAGCCTGGAATAAAACGGGGCCTGCTGTTTTTTTCCTGAAGCGTTCGGATGCCGAAAAACTGGAAGCGGCTATCCCCGGGTTTAGCATTAAAGGATGGGATAGCCGGCTCCGTAAGGTTGAATACACTTTGTTGGTGAAAAAGTAGTTGAATAATAGTTTTTTCAAGACTTAACATAGAGAAGGAACAGCAGTACCAGCAATATTACTGTGGCAATGACGACAACCCTCATGAACTTTCTGGCATCACGCTGGTCGCGGAGTTCCTGCCTTCTTTGCTTTTTTGATTTTGCCATAGATGCTATCTTTTTGGTGATTAAGAGCTTTCTGAAATTATACTTTGTCAATATAGATATTTTTTAAAAAAAAACAGGAATCATGTTAAATCCCCGCCTGACGCTCAACTGCCGGGGCCAACTCCTCAGCCTGGAACAGCCCATAGCAATGGGCATTCTCAACGTCACGCCCGATTCCTTTTACGACGGCGGGAAGTTCACCCGCGAGGGCGCCATGCTGGCACAGGTGGAAGCGATGCTGGAAGAAGGCGCTGCCGTCATAGATGTCGGAGGCATGTCTTCCCGGCCGGGGGCGGAGGTGGTAACGCCGGAAGAAGAATTGAGGCGGGTAATGCCGGCCATACACGCCATCCTCCGGCGTTTCCCGGATGCGATCCTCTCCATTGACACCGTTCAAAGCCGGGTGGCAAGGGAAGCAGTTCAGGCCGGCGCAGCCATCGTCAATGACATTTCCGCTGCGCGTTTTGATGAAAAGATGTATGAAGAAACTGCTAAATTGGGCGCGCCATACATCCTCATGCACATGCAGGGCACGCCCGGGGATATGCAACAGCAACCCGAGTACGAAGATGTGGTGCGGGAAGTGCTCGATTTCTTTATCGCGGAGGTGGGCAAGCTTCGCCAGGCAGGGGTTAAGGACATCGTGCTGGACCCCGGATTTGGCTTTGGAAAGACGGTGGAGCACAACTACCGCCTGCTTCGGGATATGCATGTCTTCCGCATCCTGGATTGCCCCATCCTGGCGGGGTTGTCGCGAAAATCCATGATTAATAAGGTGTTGCGCATCCCCCCGGATCGAGCCCTCAACGGCACCACTGCGCTGAATATGGTGGCCCTGCAGCAGGGAGCGCGAATTCTTAGGGTGCATGACGTGCGCCCAGCCGTAGAAACCATTAAATTGTGGGCTCAATTGGAAAGCCTGTAAAAAAAAACTGTGGCCTCACTTGACGAACGCGATATTACCCAGATCACCCTGCGCTTCCTGAAGAGCCACTACCGGCAGCGGCAGCGGGAGGGGACCACTGTGCTCAGCTCGGATATGAGAGGGGCCGGCGGAATTATTGCAGATGGCTTCTTGTCCTTTCCCCAGGTGGAAGGGGAAGACTTTCGGGCGACCGTGGAAGCCACCTCCCGCCAGTCTCAGCATGAGGTCAGGTACCGGCTGAGGAAGGGCTTGCTGAGGTGGGACAGCGCCGCCTCTTCCCTGGTTTTGATGGCCACCTGCTTTGTCGTGCTCTATTTTAAGCACCTGCTGCCCATGAAGCAATATCCCCTCGCAGCCTGGGGCGCACTTTTTCTCGCGGTTTCCGTCCTGGTTTTTATGGTTTTTAATTTGGCCCTGAGGCCCCTGCGGCGATACCGCTACATCTATGCCATCGAGCAGTTCAAACAGTATTATGCAGATGAACAATGGGTGGCCATTGCTGAAGATGTGTTTTCCAATTACCACGACGACCGTTATTATCTGGAATTGCGCGGGCAGTGCATTTACAATGGGTTCGGGCTGCTCGTCGTCCGCGAAAACAAACCTCCCATCATGCAGGTGACTCCTTCCCGGCAAGACTTGTTCAAAAACCAGCGGCAGCTCATCCCATTGCTTTCGCAGGTAGAACTGGGCAAGATGATAAAGGAGGAAAAATATCCGGAGTGGTTGCGGCAGTTCAAGCCCAAGAGCTTCATCGATATTTTTCGAAAATTCAAAAATCAAATAGCCGTCTGCCTGCTTTCCCTGGCCGCTGTTGGCAGCGTCTTTTATGTGGAGTCGCAAGACCGCCCCGTCAAAGTACTCGAATACGAAGACTACCTGGCAGAGATGGCCATGAAGTGGCAGGACAACCGGTTTAACAGCATGCCGGATTCCATTCGGCCTTATCAATACAAGATCGATACGCCATTCGTTTGGCCTCCGCCTTTCCGCAAGGATGAAAGCCCGTACCTGAGTTTGGGGCTGGCTCCGGAACCCCCGCCGGGCCCGGTGCCCCTTCCCGAAACCCGGGAGCCGGAAGCTGATTTCCTCATCGCTTTTCCCGGTGTGGCGGAATTGATCACTTACGACTGTTCGCGCCTCAGGATCGACGGGCCGGCATACATCTTACAGGAAGGGTTGTATCCTTCCTACCCCCGGGCGGCCTCCCGCATTGCCGAGCTGAAGAGCTATGGCCTGGAAACGAGCGCTCTGTGGCTGGGCTGTTTCAATGGCGCCGGCCGCAGTTATACGGTATTTTTCGGCCCCGTATTCCGGAGTTCGGCGGAAGCAGCGAAAGCGCTGACAGTTTATGAAACCCAGCTGGGCGACAACGTGCTGAATATCAGGCTGGAAATTCGTTCTCTATCCATCAACGCACAGGAATAAAATATGCCTTTGATCAAAAAATCGGCCTATCGCGCCCGTGGCCCGTTTCGCTGCGCGCACGTCAATACCATTTTTCCTGCGCTCTTCCGGAAAGTGCCAGGCGTTCATTTTGAACGCGAGCGAGTCGATACGCCGGATGGCGACTTCCTGGACCTCGACTGGTCGGTACAGGGCAGCCGCCGGCTGGCCATCCTCCTGCACGGGCTGGAAGGCAGCGCCGCCCGGCCCTATATCCGGGGCATGGCCCGGTACTTCAACCAAAGAGGCTGGGATGCCCTGGGCTTTAACTTCAGGGGCTGCAGCGGAGAACCCAACCGGAAGCTGAGGTCGTACCACGTCGGGGAGACCGGCGACCTGAAGTGGGCCATCTCGACGATCCTCGGCCGGGAAAATTACGAAACCATTGCCCTGGTCGGCTTCAGCCTGGGTGGGAATGTCGTGCTCAAGTACCTGGGTGAAAATGGCGATGAAGTTCCTGCCGAAGTGCGCTGCGGGGTGGCCTTCTCCGTGCCCTGCGAGGTAGTAAGCGCCAATGAGGAGATCGACAAGTGGCACAACGGGCTCTACCGGCGCCGTTTTATCAAAAGCCTGAACAGCAAAGTGAAGGAAAAGGCGCTCCGGTTTCCGGAAGCGCTTCGGTTGCCCGAACCGATGCCCCGCAATTTCCGGGAGTTCGACGGCCGGTTTACAGCGCCCATCCACGGCTTCCGGGACGCCGAAGACTACTGGGAGCGCAACAGCAGCCTGCCCTTCCTCCCCGCCATCCGCCGGCCCGCTTTGCTGGTTAGCGCCAGGGATGATTCCTTCCTGAGCCCGGCCTGCTACCCGTACCAGTTGGCGGCCGGACACCCGCACCTTTTCCTCGAGGCACCGCGCTGGGGCGGGCATGTTGGTTTTGTCTCTTCCGGCCCGGACGGAGCCTATTGGTCGGAACAACGTGCCTGTCAATTCGTTGAAGAAATGGTAGTTAGCTATTAAATCTTCGTTAAATGCCGCCTGCATTAGATATATTCGCAGGAATTTGCAGTTATACAGGATGAATTGACTGACATGGAGGAAAGGGAAGATAATCTTCAACCGGAAAATGCGCCGCAACCGCGCTGGAAAGTTGTTGCTCTGGCTGCCTGGCGTTGGACGAAGCGCCTGGTTGTAGCCGCCCTTTTCTTTTTCCTGTCCGTTGTTTTGTTGCTGCAGGTGCCCGCTGTGCAGAACTGGGCCGCCAAAAAAGCAACCCTTGCCCTGAGCAATACGCTTCAGGCCACCGTTTCCGTCAAACGGCTGAACCTGGCCTTCCTCGACCGGCTGGTGCTGGAAGAGTTTTACGTCGAAGGCCTCAACTCCGGGGACACCACCATCTACAGCAAACGGCTCTACGCCAACTTCAATATCAACCCCGTTACTTACCTCTTGAGGGGGCTTGTCATTGAAGAGATCGCCCTGGATAGCGCCATCATCAACATCCGGACGCCGGAAGGAGCATCGCAGAACAACATACAGGTTTTGCTCGGCCGTTTGTTTCCACCCGATACTACGGCTTTAAAAAAAGATAAGCGGCCTTTCAAACTCGATGTTCAAAAGCTTTCTCTTGCAAACGTCCATTTCCTCCAGGAAGACAAGGTCCGGGGAAAACGCCTGTCCGTAAAACTCCAAAAAGGCGAACTGGAAATCGATGAACTCAACCTTCCCGAAAATTATATCCACGCCCGGTCCGTAACCCTGCTGGGGCCTTATGTGCGCATCGACGATTATCCGGAAAAGCCGCTGCCCGGGGCTGATACCACCGTTATTGCCGTGCAGCAGCCGGAGGAGGGCGCGGAGGAGG
Coding sequences:
- a CDS encoding NINE protein: MKNKHVAGVLALLFGLFGVHRFYLGQRFLGILYFAAAMFGIIIAAEEGIPIIVGPAILSFVDAILLFAMPKEDFDNKYNAKSRSHRRDWQRYRGESYRTPAPSVSAYKSSGIKNFRAYYFEEAAEDFEMALDLAPNDPTLHFNLACTYSMLEDADRGFLHLEQAAELGFNKLDKIHQHDALAYLRSLPSFDAFVENGYRRPLASLPPPQADLLDGQPQTDDVSAANDILNQIVELGKLRDKGILTETEFAQQKRRLLEGE
- a CDS encoding dynamin family protein: MAKLINPNLQASRAQVDEIVKDLHELTIRIGNEELAQTLSDLRNRLHEPFMFVIVGEVKAGKSSFINALLATGKEVAKVAPQPMTDTIQQILYGEQEEAIQINPFLKKILLPVEILKEIAIVDTPGTNTIIENHQQITESFIPASDLIVFVFEAKNPYRQSAWQFFDFIHADWRKKVIFVLQQKDLMPAEDLKVNMEGVREYAEKKGISAPNIFAVSAKQEQEGQPGESGFGPVREYISQNITGGRAPILKLENSIETALNIHGRIEQGLALRKAQYVADVEFRQDIHETLEKQEVKSLKQVDVLVENLLAGFDRITRQKEDELSSGLSFFSLLRRTFSSIFSKKAGAKDWLENLAKDMEAGLNEELKAKLNSGVIDLADSIQQMAKMIDLKIRSSKTILRDDHDLFSDIAEKRNNILKDLQEQFSRFVSRTENFTDEGLFPDKSVISTTAATGSGLAVVGMILAAVAQGMVFDITGGVLTAIGLLFAGISSRVKRKKILEGFKTEVGKGRSRMEEEVSTNLKGYISNLKVRIEGNFERFDLLLEKEEEQIARLEQMHKNITERLEEVKASLG
- a CDS encoding WbqC family protein — protein: MNTTALLELHYLPCIQYFSKLAHYRVVYIERQENYQKGSYRNRCHIAGANGLLRLSVPLRQGKNEQQAIHEVAIAYKEPWRAHHWASIRSAYGNAPFFEFYAGRLQPHFEQKPALLFDFSYGLLQTLAELLQLDCQLRLTDRYEPAPPDGVLDLRNAIHPKKHRQKPDLHFEPAPYPQVFLEKHGFLPNLSILDLLFCTGPQAGLILEESFIDY
- a CDS encoding glycosyltransferase family 39 protein, which codes for MTVRYRVFVFMAGFLLLVNLVATNDFTSLWAGPESWLAWRSLNGEVGFTPHEQLLAAIVGQGPIPHFAMRLPGILIFVLALAAYWGMARRLFGGEVTLSTLLLLGASLCVPNLAKVATGDIWAMATQWLAFIALIRFLKQPALLWRGVFYGLLALAVWIQPANALAFLMGSSALLYFLHPQGKRLWLLNPWLAGLSAFGLLYFSGWLTFSQDSFLLGFRSGRFLLWNLVGIFPFIGFVLAGFWETIQRLGRREEMAMLNAAGLLFALLGHSLALQGLLALLAARQLKSYFDPNYPYGAAVKTGALLHLIAAFFVLTPLMMGSFIQFRAAGFRAMLAAGGIYWMLSFIAVIGLFGPNRRYLHGGIILGGLLLTTLFWLQANPLLQQQLAWPRTLVQQSRQQSTATETNTAYVVYPREAAFPALASYSKAAYPDTRLLDGSAGLQEAWNKTGPAVFFLKRSDAEKLEAAIPGFSIKGWDSRLRKVEYTLLVKK
- the folP gene encoding dihydropteroate synthase; the encoded protein is MLNPRLTLNCRGQLLSLEQPIAMGILNVTPDSFYDGGKFTREGAMLAQVEAMLEEGAAVIDVGGMSSRPGAEVVTPEEELRRVMPAIHAILRRFPDAILSIDTVQSRVAREAVQAGAAIVNDISAARFDEKMYEETAKLGAPYILMHMQGTPGDMQQQPEYEDVVREVLDFFIAEVGKLRQAGVKDIVLDPGFGFGKTVEHNYRLLRDMHVFRILDCPILAGLSRKSMINKVLRIPPDRALNGTTALNMVALQQGARILRVHDVRPAVETIKLWAQLESL
- a CDS encoding alpha/beta fold hydrolase; this translates as MPLIKKSAYRARGPFRCAHVNTIFPALFRKVPGVHFERERVDTPDGDFLDLDWSVQGSRRLAILLHGLEGSAARPYIRGMARYFNQRGWDALGFNFRGCSGEPNRKLRSYHVGETGDLKWAISTILGRENYETIALVGFSLGGNVVLKYLGENGDEVPAEVRCGVAFSVPCEVVSANEEIDKWHNGLYRRRFIKSLNSKVKEKALRFPEALRLPEPMPRNFREFDGRFTAPIHGFRDAEDYWERNSSLPFLPAIRRPALLVSARDDSFLSPACYPYQLAAGHPHLFLEAPRWGGHVGFVSSGPDGAYWSEQRACQFVEEMVVSY